GAGCCAGTGGCTCGGATATGTTAGGCTCAGGGGGATTGCTGAGAAGCTTTAAGTTTGTGCCAATGCGGTTCCGTACGCGTgggttgctgctggaatTATATACATTCAATGCGAATGGTGTTGTCGCTCTGCTCGCTGTTGCATCAACATGGCCAAAGGAAtatcctcctcgtcgtaaaattctgcttcttcatcaacaccgaaGTCGCGAAGGCGTTCACCCTCAGAATTCCTCCAGGATTCTTCGCCGTTATCGGAGCCATGATCGGGGACACCCCCGTCGTTCTCTGAGGAGTCACTCGCAGATTCGTCGAACCTTGCATGGAACGGCTTGCGGCGCTCAACTTCGGCATGGGCTTTTCGGCGTCTTAGATCGGCCGTATTTCGCTGGTTAAACGCCTCGATGTCAATATGACCCATATTTGCAGCGGCGCCATACGCGAATCCATTCTGCTGGGCCCTGGGCGGAAGAGGGATGCGATCGGGATCTGGCGGTGGCCATGAGACAGTCGAGTCTGTTTATGTTAGCGAATGCAATTTAGACACTAGGTATGACTGACCTTCGAATCCATTTTCTTCAAACTCCAACCCAGTACTCCGGTCAGGTGTCCTCGCCAATGGCCAGAACCAACTGATCACCTGGAGGATAAGGTTAGTTGGGAATGGTACTATCGGTGGAATGTCAACTCACATTAAAACTCCCACCCATTCCGGCTTTAATGTTAGACCAAATCCCTATGTCGTATGGGAACTCCTGTCTCGATATTCGTACATTGATCCCCCCTGGACCGGGTAGAAAGCCTCCAAAATGCCGAGCTCGTCGGAGCAGGGTTTCGTGTCGTTCAATCTCCCACGATTCAATCGTGGTCGTATTTGACCCCAGCGACCAGAGAGTCCTGACAAGAAGCACAAAGAGGGCAAATAGTGTCAAACTGTTTACAACAAACAAAACGAACAGATGGCCCAACTGTAC
Above is a window of Aspergillus puulaauensis MK2 DNA, chromosome 2, nearly complete sequence DNA encoding:
- the pfa4 gene encoding putative palmitoyltransferase with autoacylation activity Pfa4 (COG:S;~EggNog:ENOG410PM4A;~InterPro:IPR001594,IPR033682;~PFAM:PF01529;~TransMembrane:4 (i12-32o44-61i139-158o178-200i);~go_component: GO:0005789 - endoplasmic reticulum membrane [Evidence IEA];~go_function: GO:0016409 - palmitoyltransferase activity [Evidence IEA];~go_function: GO:0019706 - protein-cysteine S-palmitoyltransferase activity [Evidence IEA]) produces the protein MLCSSFSISRLAIPSVCTLIAFLAYTSQYFFLYFEEAPLTKDEVWRINILATCIWICYYRSCTVDPGHVPKGWAPPDRKQLEVDQASGRQRWCRRCEAFKPPRAHHCKTCGRCVPKMDHHCPWTSNCVSHFTFPHFVRFLFYAVAGIAYLESCLFQRVSKVWASRNLPSYLGPSIVQLGHLFVLFVVNSLTLFALFVLLVRTLWSLGSNTTTIESWEIERHETLLRRARHFGGFLPGPGGINVRISRQEFPYDIGIWSNIKAGMGGSFNVISWFWPLARTPDRSTGLEFEENGFEDSTVSWPPPDPDRIPLPPRAQQNGFAYGAAANMGHIDIEAFNQRNTADLRRRKAHAEVERRKPFHARFDESASDSSENDGGVPDHGSDNGEESWRNSEGERLRDFGVDEEAEFYDEEDIPLAMLMQQRAERQHHSH